TAATGGGTAGGTGTATTGCCTACATAACTTTCTACAAAGAAGTTGCTCATGACTTCTTTCATACGATCCACCGTATAAGGAGTATCTACTTTCTGTGGACGATTGGTATCGTAGCAATACTCCCAAGTGCGCTGCACACAGTCCGAGAAGTCGGCGGCAGCTCTTTCTGACAATTCCCAGGTAAGGGAAATACTATCACCTTTGCGAAGCAATTGATAAGCCTCAACAGCAGGAGCCAGTGTAAGCTTGCGGATGTACGTCTTAGGAGCTTCCTTGTAGGGAAAACCATAAGAGAGTACCGTTATTCCATCAGCATTCTCAAAACCGGTATAGCCGATGGAAGTCTCTCCGGAAAGGATTACTTCTCCCTCTTTATGCGTAGTCAATGCTTCTTTATCAAATTTATCAATGCGGATAACGGACATCGACTTGCCGTTTGCCGGACTGAATACAGCCGTGAGCGGAGTGCTCAGACGGTCTTCACGTATCAGCCAACTATCCGAAGTATGAAATGAAGGGGCTTCTTTAGGTGAGCGCAAGTTGCGACGATACCAAAAGCCGGGCATATAGAACTGGCAGTCATCATGGCGGTAGCCTGTCTTTACCTGTTCTCCATAATTGAAGTAAACATTTTCCTGGGCTTTAAGGGTCACTGTGATGCGCTGATTCCCGTCTTTCTCTACCACTTGACGGGTGATACTTAGCGGCAGTTTATCAGCAGCCTGACAAGTATAGATGCCATCGGCCCGCTTCTTAATAGTAAGCGGATAGTTACGGGCATCGTTTCCCGGAATCTTCAAGGAAACGGAAGCCGACACATCCTCCGGGACATCATTCACAGCCCCTACATTTGTAATGCCTGCAAGAAGCATTATCCCCAAAAACAATCTTTTTAGTCTCATAGTCATATCTGTTTTATGTTGTTAGAATACAGGTTTTTCGGACTCTGTGGAAGGAGAAGCTCCCTCTACTGAGGGCCAGCCGTCCTTCCAGTCAATCTTGTCCATCATCAATACACGCCCTTCGGGATTCTTTGTGCTCACGGCATGGTAAAAGAACCAATCGTTGCCGGCATTGTCCTCCACAATCTCAGAATTATGACCAGTGCCTACAAAAGCATTATTCTTATGGATCAGGACTTCGTGTTTATTGTCGAGCATACGTCCGCCATTCTTGTCAACGTATGGTCCGAAAAGACTCTCAGAACGGCCTACGACTGTAGTATAAGTACTGTTCAAGCCCTCACAACAGCTACCTATGGAAGCAAAGAAATAGTAATAGCCGCCTTTCTTATGGATATAAGTGCCTTCGTATGCTGTTCCTGCCACTTGCTGAGGCGTAGCGCCTTCTTTGAGTGAGAGTCCGTCATCCGATAGTTCAATGCCATAAATACCCCGGAAACTGCCCCAAAAAAGGTATTTCTTCCCTCCGTCTTCCATATAGAAAGGATCAATAGAGTTCTGCACATCGATTTCATTGCTACGGAACATCTTTCCATGATCGGTAAAAGGTCCTTCGGGCTTGTCGGCAGTAGCACAGCCGATACCGCAAGTCCATTCGCCTCCCCATACGGACATAGAGTAATAGAGCACATATTTATCCCCTATCTTGTTGATATCCGGCGCCCACAAACCACCTTTTTCTTCAAAGTTGGGACGGGTACGTTCGGTAAAGGCCGTACTCACATATTCCCAATCCACCAGATTCTTGGAACGATGAATCGGCAGATTACGGATATCCTCGGTGGCATACAGATAAAAATATCCATCCTCTCCCTTAATAATGGAAGGATCGGGCAGACTGTAATTAATAACCGGATTCCGGTATACATTCTTCGTTTGTTCTTCCTTATTGTCTTCTTTGGCTAATGTCGATGAGGAACAAGCTACCAAAGAGCACAATACTGATAGGACTAATAACTTTTTCATAAACGTATTTTCATTTCTTTATTTTACTACTTTAGGAGTCATATATTCCTTGCTGATTCTCATACGATCCACACCATCTACCTTTTCGAAAGACACATCGCCGATATACATAGCCCGCGGATGGATCGTGTGCTTGTCTTTATGGGCATGGAATACAAGACGAAGTTTGCCGGCTTTGTCTGTAAACGTGGCACTATGCCCCACTCCAACCAGATCTCCGGGTTTCTGTAACAAAGGATTCTCGTCGTATTTGGTCCAAGTGCCCATTAAGTCGGTAGCTGTGGCACAGCCTATGCCATAGAAAGGACTTTCATAACTATTGGCAGAATAGGTCATATAATAGACTCCGTTACGCTTTATAACGAAAGGGCCTTCATTGACACGCGGCCATACTTCCTCCCAAGCTTGTGATACATGGATGCAAGGATGCATGGTCTCTGTTTTAATGGTTATGAGGTCTTCTTCGAGTTCGGCTACCCAGATATTCAGTCCGTCGTTGAAACGGTCGAAAAAGAGATAAGGTGTACCGTCATCATCAATAAACAGAGAGTTGTCAATACATTTTTCGTCGGCAATCATAGGTGCTTTATTCGTTTGTACAAAAGGGCCTTCAGGCGAGTCGGCTGTTGCCACACAAATATGCTCGTCAGCCGAATAATACATATAAAACTTTCCATTGACTTCATAAACCTCTGGGGCCCAGAA
Above is a window of Bacteroides helcogenes P 36-108 DNA encoding:
- a CDS encoding glycoside hydrolase family 43 protein gives rise to the protein MKNHFICMSLFSLIALTSCQSCSSEYKNIDEIVVEGVETPVLLGDPFIMLHKGTYYAYGTNAEDGIEVYTSDDLQTWKYKTMALHKKDVWADRWFWAPEVYEVNGKFYMYYSADEHICVATADSPEGPFVQTNKAPMIADEKCIDNSLFIDDDGTPYLFFDRFNDGLNIWVAELEEDLITIKTETMHPCIHVSQAWEEVWPRVNEGPFVIKRNGVYYMTYSANSYESPFYGIGCATATDLMGTWTKYDENPLLQKPGDLVGVGHSATFTDKAGKLRLVFHAHKDKHTIHPRAMYIGDVSFEKVDGVDRMRISKEYMTPKVVK
- a CDS encoding family 43 glycosylhydrolase; the encoded protein is MKKLLVLSVLCSLVACSSSTLAKEDNKEEQTKNVYRNPVINYSLPDPSIIKGEDGYFYLYATEDIRNLPIHRSKNLVDWEYVSTAFTERTRPNFEEKGGLWAPDINKIGDKYVLYYSMSVWGGEWTCGIGCATADKPEGPFTDHGKMFRSNEIDVQNSIDPFYMEDGGKKYLFWGSFRGIYGIELSDDGLSLKEGATPQQVAGTAYEGTYIHKKGGYYYFFASIGSCCEGLNSTYTTVVGRSESLFGPYVDKNGGRMLDNKHEVLIHKNNAFVGTGHNSEIVEDNAGNDWFFYHAVSTKNPEGRVLMMDKIDWKDGWPSVEGASPSTESEKPVF